One genomic region from Quercus robur chromosome 4, dhQueRobu3.1, whole genome shotgun sequence encodes:
- the LOC126722468 gene encoding protein trichome birefringence-like 36 → MAKPKFQLLCFILFLSIFLCLFHGESSELELDDESWLNEEDNEVIMVQSRHDSRNKCDFSTGKWVYDLSYPLYDSSCPYLSTAVTCQKNGRPDSDYEKWKWKPQGCSIPRFDALNFLGRMRRKRIMLVGDSIMRNQWESLVCLVQGVIPTGRKRVTYSGPSMAFHAMDFETSIEFSWAPLLVELKKGPQNKRILHLDLIEDNAKYWRGVDILVFDSAHWWTHSDQWSSWDYFMEGNGLFKSMNPMVAYEKGLTTWARWVDLNLDPRKTKVIFRSMSPRHNRENGWKCYNQKQPLAFLSHQHVPGQMLVLQGVLRRMRFPVYLQDITTMSALRRDGHPSVYGRVMDQAEKQHPRDFSSDCSHWCLPGVPDIWNELLNDLLKE, encoded by the exons ATGGCTAAACCAAAGTTTCAACTCCTCTGCTTTATCCTCTTCCTCAGTATCTTTCTATGCTTGTTTCATGGTGAATCATCGGAACTTGAGCTAGACGACGAGTCATGGCTCAACGAGGAAGACAACGAAGTAATCATGGTGCAGAGCCGCCATGATTCAAGAAACAAATGTGACTTTTCTACTGGCAAATGGGTTTATGATCTATCCTATCCTCTCTATGACTCAAGTTGCCCATATCTTAGTACAGCAGTGACTTGTCAGAAAAATGGACGGCCGGATTCTGACTATGAGAAGTGGAAGTGGAAGCCTCAAGGTTGTTCTATTCCAAG ATTTGATGCATTGAATTTTCTTGGAAGAATGAGAAGGAAAAGAATAATGCTGGTGGGTGACTCTATAATGAGGAATCAATGGGAATCTCTTGTCTGCTTAGTACAAGGAGTTATTCCAACTGGTAGAAAGAGAGTGACGTACAGTGGTCCTTCCATGGCCTTCCATGCTATG GATTTTGAGACATCAATTGAGTTTAGCTGGGCACCACTACTAGTGGAATTGAAGAAAGGGCCTCAAAACAAGAGAATCTTACATTTGGATCTGATAGAAGATAATGCTAAGTATTGGAGAGGGGTTGACATCCTTGTGTTTGATTCAGCTCACTGGTGGACTCATTCTGATCAATGGAGTTC GTGGGACTATTTCATGGAGGGAAATGGCCTATTTAAAAGTATGAATCCAATGGTTGCATACGAGAAAGGACTCACAACATGGGCTAGATGGGTAGACTTGAATCTAGACCCTCGCAAAACCAAAGTCATTTTCCGAAGCATGTCACCTAGACATAACAG AGAAAATGGATGGAAATGCTATAACCAAAAGCAGCCTCTAGCTTTCTTGAGCCACCAGCATGTTCCTGGACAAATGCTAGTACTACAAGGGGTGTTGAGAAGGATGAGATTTCCAGTATATCTTCAGGATATTACGACAATGTCAGCCCTTCGAAGAGATGGGCACCCTTCTGTGTATGGAAGGGTAATGGACCAAGCAGAGAAGCAGCATCCAAGGGACTTTTCCTCTGACTGCAGCCATTGGTGCCTTCCTGGGGTGCCTGATATCTGGAATGAGTTGTTGAATGATTTGCTCAAAGAATGA